The Garra rufa chromosome 18, GarRuf1.0, whole genome shotgun sequence genome window below encodes:
- the igfbp6b gene encoding insulin-like growth factor-binding protein 6b, whose product MSFLSNLTPVVLLLLIHCGSWSLAGRLGPHKNCLTCKDGHLLGAGRASRDPAGAPSTTVLALGEPCGVYTLSCARGLRCVPPPREHSPLQALLQGRGFCAKQSRTSPTERPRPTGPHPSNSGEIEKAPCRKLLNTVLRGLELTIFQSDRDIYIPNCDTRGFYRKKQCRSSKGMQRGHCWCVDEMGNTLPSRAGEDGILPCDGE is encoded by the exons ATGTCTTTCCTTTCCAACTTGACGCCCGTTGTCCTGTTGCTGCTCATCCACTGTGGATCCTGGTCCTTGGCGGGTCGCTTGGGCCCCCACAAGAACTGCCTGACCTGCAAAGACGGGCACCTTCTGGGCGCGGGCCGGGCCTCCAGGGACCCTGCCGGAGCGCCCAGCACCACTGTGTTGGCGCTGGGGGAGCCCTGCGGGGTTTACACCCTGAGCTGCGCCAGGGGGCTTCGCTGCGTGCCCCCTCCACGTGAACACAGCCCCCTTCAGGCTCTGCTGCAGGGCAGAGGCTTCTGCGCCAAACAGAGCAGAACGAGTCCCACCGAGAGGCCCCGCCCCACAG GGCCACATCCTTCGAATAGTGGTGAGATAGAAAAG GCTCCATGTCGTAAGCTGCTCAACACTGTCTTGCGAGGTCTCGAGCTCACCATTTTCCAGTCCGATCGTGACATCTACATCCCGAACTGTGACACTCGTGGTTTCTACAGGAAAAAGCAG TGTCGGTCCTCTAAGGGCATGCAGCGTGGCCACTGCTGGTGCGTCGACGAGATGGGCAACACCTTGCCGTCACGTGCCGGGGAGGATGGCATTTTACCATGTGACGGAGAGTGA